Proteins co-encoded in one Gossypium arboreum isolate Shixiya-1 chromosome 11, ASM2569848v2, whole genome shotgun sequence genomic window:
- the LOC108471322 gene encoding uncharacterized protein LOC108471322, with the protein MRRKIEYSVEDFIYRKVSPWNKVLRFSHKGKLSPRFIRSYRILKRVGPIAYLLELPLELDRIHDVFQVSMLICYHSDPTHIISVEDIEVRPDLTFEDELVQILNHDIKVLQWKSIPLIKVLWRNHSTEEGTWELEDLMRQQYSHLF; encoded by the coding sequence atGCGTCGAAAGATAGAGTATTCTGTGGAGGACTTCATTTATcgcaaggtctcaccatggaataAAGTACTGAGGTTTAGTCACAaaggcaagctgagccctaggtttattaggTCTTACCGTATTCTGAAACGAGTGGGGCCAATCGCATATCTGTTGGAactacctctagagttggatcgcattcatgatgtttttcaagtTTCGATGTTGATATGCTACCACTCTGATCCCACGCATATTATTTCGGTGGAGGAcattgaggttagaccagatctgacGTTTGAGGATGAGCTAGTACAGATTCTAAATCACGACATTAAAGTTCTACAATGGAAGTCTATCCCCTTAATAAAAGTGTTGtggcggaatcatagcactgaggagggcACTTGGGAGCTGGAGGACTTGATGCGTCAGCAGTATTCTCACCTTTTCTGa
- the LOC108471213 gene encoding RNA-binding protein L codes for MDDMAAYYPPPSALLPPHYPYYQTPPPAVTPPPPPPPPPGAAAPPLHYHSYIPHQQPPLPPPPPFASYSLPHLAAYSSHDSVRTLFIAGLPEDIKPREIYNIFREFPGYESSHLRSPNTCQNSQPFAFAVFSDQQSALAAMQALNGMVFDLEKGSTLFIDFAKSNSRSKHPRTDEEWTGSNKKSRGSFSRSTSDSCFGSVHVSGMGNSAYSMIGYPPAQSLGNVDANAESTAMKSSASPCPTLFVANLGASCTEEELIQVFSRCSGFLKLKMQSTYGAPVAFVDFQDTACSTGAINSLQGTILYSSPAGDGMRLEYAKSRMGLRRKRK; via the exons ATGGACGACATGGCTGCCTACTATCCTCCACCCTCAGCCCTTCTCCCTCCTCACTACCCTTACTACCAAACCCCTCCACCTGCTGTGACGCCGCCGCCTCCACCTCCTCCTCCTCCTGGTGCTGCTGCCCCTCCCCTCCATTACCACTCCTACATCCCCCACCAACAACCTCCGCTGCCCCCACCACCCCCTTTCGCCTCATATTCCCTTCCTCACCTCGCTGCTTATTCTTCTCATGACTCCGTTCGGACCCTCTTCATCGCCGGCCTTCCCGAAGACATTAAGCCCCGCGAGATTTACAATATTTTCCGCGAATTTCCCGGTTATGAATCATCTCATCTTCGGAGCCCCAATACCTGCCAAAATTCTCAG CCGTTCGCTTTTGCTGTCTTCTCCGACCAACAGTCTGCGCTCGCCGCGATGCAGGCGCTTAAT GGAATGGTGTTTGATCTTGAGAAAGGATCAACTTTGTTCATTGATTTTGCGAAATCAAATTCCCGATCAAAGCACCCTAGAACAG ATGAAGAATGGACTGGCTCTAATAAGAAATCGAGGGGATCATTTTCGAGGTCTACCAGTGATTCGT GTTTTGGAAGCGTTCACGTGTCTGGAATGGGTAATTCTGCTTACAGCATGATTGGTTATCCACCTGCACAAAG TTTGGGAAATGTTGATGCCAATGCTGAGTCCACAGCTATGAAATCG AGTGCTAGCCCATGTCCGACACTTTTTGTGGCTAATCTAGGGGCAAGTTGTACAGAAGAGGAACTAATTCAAGTATTTTCAAG ATGCTCTGGGTTTCTGAAGTTGAAAATGCAGAGTACGTATGGAGCTCCAGTTGCATTTGTTGATTTCCAG GATACTGCTTGTTCAACTGGTGCAATCAACTCTCTGCAAGGGACAATTCTATACTCATCACCAGCCGGAGACGGCATGCGCTTGGA ATATGCGAAATCCCGGATGGGATTGCGAAGGAAACGGAAATAA
- the LOC108474073 gene encoding SUMO-conjugating enzyme SCE1 has product MSGGIARGRLAEERKAWRKNHPHGFVAKPETLPDGTVNLMVWHCTIPGKAGTDWEGGYFPLTLHFSEDYPSKPPKCKFPQGFFHPNVYPSGTVCLSILNEDSGWRPAITVKQILIGIQDLLDAPNPADPAQTEGYHLFIQDANEYKRRVRQQAKQYPPLV; this is encoded by the exons atgtcGGGAGGAATAGCGCGTGGTCGACTCGCCGAGGAACGTAAGGCATGGAGGAAGAACCATCCCCAT GGTTTTGTTGCGAAACCAGAGACGTTGCCTGATGGAACGGTCAATTTGATGGTGTGGCATTGCACGATCCCTGGTAAAGCAGGA ACTGATTGGGAGGGTGGCTACTTCCCGCTCACGCTCCATTTCAGTGAAGATTATCCCAGCAAGCCTCCAAAGTGTAAATTTCCCCAGGGCTTTTTCCACCCAAATGTTTATCCATCTGGTACTGTTTGCCTTTCAATCCTAAATGAGGATAGT GGTTGGAGACCAGCCATAACTGTGAAGCAGATTCTTATTGGAATCCAAGATCTTCTGGATGCTCCAAACCCTGCTGATCCTGCTCAAACTGAAGGGTATCACCTCTTCATCCAG GATGCTAATGAATATAAGAGAAGGGTTCGCCAGCAAGCCAAGCAGTACCCACCTCTGGTCTAG